A genomic window from Spiroplasma endosymbiont of Labia minor includes:
- a CDS encoding FtsX-like permease family protein, producing the protein MLSTFIVLTERINVVLLIIMTIVFLIAIELVLLQNKAIIHMLKTLGYKMHEIAFQLLSGYIFSTIMSLIFAGIATYLLLAPLTIFYIKMFGYALIFVQSWQFYLILFGVAIGFIGLIFVSAQIMYNELKPRKITYILSE; encoded by the coding sequence ATGTTATCAACATTTATTGTATTAACAGAAAGAATAAATGTAGTTTTACTTATTATTATGACCATTGTATTTTTAATTGCCATAGAATTAGTGTTGTTACAAAATAAAGCAATTATTCATATGTTAAAAACACTGGGCTACAAAATGCATGAAATAGCTTTTCAATTATTGTCTGGATATATTTTTTCAACAATTATGTCATTAATTTTTGCCGGAATAGCGACTTACTTATTATTAGCTCCGCTAACAATTTTTTATATTAAAATGTTTGGCTATGCACTGATATTTGTACAATCATGACAATTCTACTTGATTTTATTTGGAGTAGCTATTGGATTTATTGGTTTAATTTTTGTCTCTGCACAAATTATGTACAATGAATTAAAACCAAGAAAAATAACGTACATATTGTCAGAATAA
- the rpiB gene encoding ribose 5-phosphate isomerase B — protein sequence MRIYVANDHTAVEMKNKIIEHLNILGHEVINLGTDSIKSISYAEKGIELAKRVVNDKESFGIAICGTGIGISIAANKVNGARAALSYEETTTRLAREHNNANILALGARIIAIEKALKLIDIFLSTPFEGGRHIKRIESLDNYNG from the coding sequence ATGAGAATATATGTTGCAAATGATCACACAGCTGTTGAAATGAAAAACAAAATTATTGAGCATTTAAATATATTAGGACATGAAGTTATTAATTTAGGAACAGATTCTATAAAATCTATTTCATATGCAGAAAAAGGTATAGAACTTGCAAAACGAGTAGTTAATGATAAAGAATCATTTGGGATAGCGATTTGTGGAACAGGAATAGGAATATCAATTGCTGCAAATAAGGTTAATGGAGCGAGAGCGGCTTTATCATATGAAGAAACGACAACTAGACTTGCAAGAGAACATAATAATGCAAATATTTTAGCATTAGGAGCTAGAATTATTGCTATTGAAAAAGCGCTAAAATTAATAGACATTTTTCTATCAACACCATTTGAAGGTGGACGACACATTAAAAGAATAGAAAGTTTGGACAATTATAATGGATAA
- the glyA gene encoding serine hydroxymethyltransferase: protein MDKRLSEILNLELKRQQENIELIASENFVSKAVMDAMGSVATNKYAEGYPNKRYYGGCEYIDQMEQLAIDTVKKLFNVEYANVQPHSGSQANAAVYFALAEHNDKVVAMSLDAGGHLTHGSVVNFSGKSYHFYHYGVDKETEMIDYDAVEKLVMDVKPKILIAGASAYSRIIDFKRFREIADKVNAYLFVDMAHIAGLVISGDHPNPCEYAHVVTSTTHKTLRGARGGIILTNDFELNKKFNSAIFPGTQGGPLENMIAGKAQCFLEASTKEFKTYGNNVVINAKTFAKTLSNGGCRIITGGTDNHLINIDVKTNFNITGKEADAILHKINITTNKNMIPFDTEKPIYTSGLRVGTPAMTTRGFVQEDFEKTAEIMCSAFKDPSEQNLVKLKQEVLELVKKYPMYEDIKY, encoded by the coding sequence ATGGATAAAAGATTATCAGAAATTTTAAATTTAGAATTAAAAAGACAACAAGAAAATATTGAATTAATAGCTTCGGAAAATTTCGTTTCCAAAGCAGTTATGGATGCAATGGGATCTGTTGCAACAAATAAATATGCAGAAGGATATCCAAATAAAAGATATTATGGTGGATGCGAATATATAGATCAAATGGAACAATTAGCAATAGACACAGTTAAGAAATTATTTAATGTAGAATATGCAAATGTCCAACCTCATTCAGGTTCACAAGCAAACGCAGCGGTTTATTTCGCCTTAGCAGAACATAACGATAAAGTGGTTGCAATGTCATTGGATGCTGGTGGTCATTTAACACATGGATCTGTGGTTAATTTTTCAGGTAAATCTTATCATTTTTATCATTATGGAGTTGATAAAGAAACCGAAATGATAGATTATGACGCAGTTGAAAAATTAGTTATGGATGTTAAACCTAAAATTCTTATTGCAGGTGCATCTGCTTATTCAAGAATTATTGATTTTAAAAGATTTAGAGAAATAGCAGATAAAGTAAACGCTTATTTATTTGTTGATATGGCGCATATTGCCGGATTGGTTATTTCTGGTGACCATCCAAATCCATGTGAATACGCACACGTTGTAACATCAACAACACATAAAACTTTACGTGGTGCACGTGGTGGAATCATTTTAACAAATGATTTTGAATTAAATAAAAAATTTAATTCGGCTATCTTTCCAGGTACTCAAGGTGGTCCATTAGAAAATATGATTGCTGGAAAAGCGCAATGTTTTTTAGAGGCATCAACAAAAGAATTTAAAACATATGGAAATAATGTTGTTATAAATGCAAAAACTTTTGCAAAAACTTTGTCTAATGGTGGATGTCGTATTATAACTGGTGGTACAGATAATCATTTAATTAATATAGATGTCAAAACTAATTTTAATATCACTGGTAAAGAGGCTGATGCTATTTTGCATAAAATAAACATAACAACAAATAAAAATATGATACCTTTTGATACTGAAAAACCAATTTATACATCTGGATTGAGAGTTGGTACCCCGGCAATGACAACTAGAGGTTTTGTTCAAGAAGATTTTGAAAAAACAGCTGAAATTATGTGCTCTGCTTTTAAAGATCCATCAGAGCAAAATCTTGTAAAATTAAAACAAGAAGTATTAGAATTAGTTAAAAAATATCCAATGTATGAAGATATTAAATATTAG
- the upp gene encoding uracil phosphoribosyltransferase: MMPFYEIKHPLILDKLTRMRRKETTSKDFRENLNEIGMLMTYEALKDLPVIDVEIETPVKKTIGKTVDLPVVLIPIIRAGLGMTRGIQSLIPTARIAHIGLYRDEESLKPVQYFAKKTSDIDKSYVIVVDPMLATGGSAIKAIDIAKSWGAKNIRFICLVAVPEGVYALQKAHPDVDIYAASLDEKLDEHGYIVPGLGDAGDRIFGTK, translated from the coding sequence ATTATGCCTTTTTATGAAATAAAACACCCATTAATTTTGGATAAACTTACAAGAATGAGAAGAAAAGAAACTACATCAAAAGATTTTAGAGAAAATTTAAATGAAATAGGTATGTTAATGACATATGAAGCTTTAAAAGATTTACCAGTAATAGATGTAGAAATTGAAACTCCAGTAAAAAAAACTATAGGTAAAACAGTAGATTTACCAGTTGTATTAATACCAATTATTCGTGCTGGATTGGGAATGACTAGAGGAATTCAATCATTAATACCAACAGCAAGAATAGCTCATATTGGATTATATAGAGATGAAGAGAGCTTGAAGCCTGTGCAATATTTTGCAAAAAAAACATCAGATATAGATAAATCATATGTAATTGTTGTTGATCCTATGTTAGCTACTGGCGGTTCTGCAATAAAAGCTATAGACATCGCAAAAAGTTGGGGCGCTAAAAATATTAGATTTATTTGTTTGGTTGCAGTTCCCGAAGGTGTATATGCATTGCAAAAAGCACATCCCGATGTAGATATTTATGCGGCATCTTTAGATGAAAAATTAGATGAACATGGATATATTGTGCCAGGTTTAGGAGATGCCGGAGATAGAATTTTCGGAACGAAGTAA
- a CDS encoding alpha-mannosidase, whose translation MNWKIFAVLHTYWDKEWYFTKEESDINLKTNINEIIKVLAQSKEYKSFNFDGQTSFIDDYSVFYPENKNEIYKLIKEKKLIVGPWYIQPDLFNTTSESVVRNLLIGINNIRKDNLNTQSVTYVPDSFGHNNQMPQIYKSFNLDSFIFWRGMSKKQIDEYGSLFKWKGIDGTEITSYNFLLGYWPLGTFFPYKINEENNLDTLAKKFIDETVDIIEKLKSNMKQKGVLLLPIGGDQAPINKFTPQFIDKLKEYSNDEWIISNYEDFFKYVDAKNLILNSVNGEFKYPYMSRIHKTIGSNRYDIKKLLKTVEYKLYQQLEPLSILWSISGGEYPFEVIQNILKKLLLSLSHDSAGGCNSDDTNENIKNRLLRSLNLIESQTTEILKQFSYNMNLKDEEFIILNTNVNGIKNEHHIKIFSTLENFIIKNNDTNVEYDLLMRKIQNDGFIVKPTDAGESFLEAARFYEYDLIVYDGINPFEIRKYSLQKSKNVNSLTINFNNWIENKYCKIKFYSDMNKIEIIDKINENKINDLFGLSATWDAGDYYDYSPPSNNIQIISTHLYSKFEVINYGIRKTLKIKSKFSIPKKINSKIIIEQIITREISLDENNYIDLKISLINKSQNIKWILNNYLNNSIESVISNIDYATIERPAFLKESLTWKSENWVEKPIGIETNESFIAVRNENIIPVTFLTFGNNEYQADQNNLKITLFRSVDALGKHNLLWRPNRASGTSEHIINTHDSKLLNQNLKFNFRFLVGENINLWKQAKQFTTPHVFYQIQTLNNLYKKWIDFYY comes from the coding sequence ATGAACTGAAAAATTTTTGCTGTTTTGCATACATATTGAGATAAAGAATGGTATTTTACAAAAGAGGAAAGTGATATAAATTTAAAAACAAATATTAATGAAATTATAAAAGTTTTAGCACAATCAAAAGAGTATAAAAGTTTCAATTTTGATGGTCAAACTTCTTTTATAGATGATTATTCTGTTTTTTATCCTGAAAATAAAAATGAAATTTATAAATTAATTAAAGAAAAAAAATTAATTGTTGGACCGTGATACATCCAACCTGATTTGTTTAATACAACTTCAGAATCTGTTGTCAGAAATTTATTGATTGGAATAAATAATATTAGGAAAGATAATTTGAATACTCAAAGTGTGACCTATGTTCCAGACAGTTTTGGCCATAACAATCAGATGCCACAAATTTATAAAAGTTTTAATTTGGATAGTTTCATTTTTTGAAGAGGAATGTCTAAAAAACAAATAGATGAATATGGTTCTCTCTTTAAATGAAAAGGAATTGATGGAACAGAAATCACTTCTTACAATTTTCTTTTAGGCTATTGACCATTGGGCACATTCTTTCCATACAAAATTAATGAAGAAAATAATTTAGATACTCTTGCAAAAAAATTTATTGATGAAACAGTGGATATAATTGAGAAATTAAAATCAAATATGAAACAAAAAGGGGTGTTATTGTTGCCAATAGGTGGCGATCAGGCACCAATAAATAAATTTACCCCTCAATTTATTGATAAATTAAAAGAATATTCCAATGATGAATGAATAATTTCCAATTATGAAGATTTTTTTAAGTATGTTGATGCAAAAAATTTAATTTTAAATTCAGTGAATGGTGAATTTAAATATCCATATATGTCAAGAATACATAAAACAATCGGATCTAATAGATATGATATTAAGAAATTATTAAAAACTGTGGAATACAAATTGTATCAACAATTGGAACCTTTATCTATATTGTGATCTATCAGTGGTGGAGAATATCCGTTTGAAGTAATTCAAAATATCTTAAAAAAATTATTATTATCGTTATCGCATGATTCAGCTGGAGGATGCAATAGTGATGATACAAATGAAAATATTAAAAACAGATTGTTAAGATCATTAAATTTAATTGAATCACAAACAACAGAAATATTGAAACAGTTTTCTTATAATATGAATTTGAAAGATGAAGAATTTATAATTTTAAATACAAACGTTAATGGAATAAAAAATGAACATCACATAAAAATATTTTCAACTCTGGAAAATTTTATTATAAAAAATAATGATACTAATGTTGAATATGATTTGTTGATGCGTAAAATACAAAACGATGGCTTTATTGTAAAACCAACAGATGCAGGTGAATCTTTTTTAGAAGCAGCTAGATTTTATGAATATGATTTAATAGTTTATGATGGCATTAACCCATTTGAAATTAGAAAATATAGTTTGCAAAAATCGAAAAACGTTAATTCTTTGACAATCAATTTTAATAATTGAATAGAAAATAAATATTGCAAGATAAAATTTTATTCAGATATGAATAAAATTGAAATAATTGATAAAATTAACGAAAATAAAATTAATGATCTATTTGGTTTGTCTGCAACATGAGATGCAGGTGATTATTATGATTACTCACCACCATCTAATAATATTCAAATTATAAGTACACATTTATATTCGAAATTTGAAGTTATAAATTATGGAATTAGAAAAACTCTAAAAATAAAATCAAAATTTAGTATTCCGAAAAAAATAAATTCAAAAATAATAATAGAACAAATTATTACAAGAGAAATTAGTTTAGATGAAAACAATTATATTGATTTAAAAATTTCTTTGATAAATAAATCGCAAAATATTAAATGAATCTTAAATAATTATTTAAACAATAGTATTGAAAGTGTTATTTCAAATATTGACTATGCAACAATAGAAAGGCCTGCATTTTTAAAAGAGAGCTTAACTTGAAAATCAGAAAATTGAGTTGAGAAACCTATTGGTATTGAAACAAACGAATCTTTTATTGCTGTAAGAAATGAAAATATAATTCCTGTTACTTTTTTAACTTTTGGAAATAATGAATATCAAGCAGATCAAAATAATTTAAAAATTACATTATTTAGATCAGTAGATGCATTGGGAAAGCATAATTTATTATGGAGACCAAATAGAGCCAGCGGAACTTCAGAACATATTATAAATACTCACGATTCAAAATTATTAAACCAAAATTTAAAATTTAATTTCAGATTTCTTGTTGGTGAAAATATTAATTTATGAAAACAAGCAAAGCAATTTACAACACCACATGTTTTTTATCAAATTCAAACTTTAAATAATTTATATAAAAAATGGATAGATTTTTATTACTAG
- a CDS encoding glycosyl hydrolase-related protein: MDRFLLLVNKNIKIKKLNLELNSDLIIVVSTKIAEDKTGIIIRGFNSGLVKIKLNLKVNNFDKTFDSLNMLEETLISNLNSLELKPHEIFTIKIKGE; encoded by the coding sequence ATGGATAGATTTTTATTACTAGTAAATAAAAATATAAAAATAAAAAAATTAAATTTAGAATTAAATTCTGATTTAATTATAGTTGTTTCAACAAAAATAGCCGAAGATAAAACTGGAATAATTATTAGAGGTTTTAATAGTGGTTTAGTAAAAATAAAATTGAATTTAAAAGTAAATAATTTTGATAAAACATTTGATAGTTTAAATATGTTAGAGGAAACATTAATTTCCAATTTAAATAGTTTGGAATTGAAACCACATGAAATATTTACGATAAAAATTAAAGGAGAATAA
- a CDS encoding ROK family protein, whose product MSTFIENDANCAAIAELISGNAKFCSNGFLFIMGTGIGGAVIINNKLYKGINFAPGDFGYSINNIEKYQLKISRQLLECIRLNKNILI is encoded by the coding sequence ATTTCCACTTTTATAGAAAATGATGCAAATTGCGCAGCTATTGCTGAGTTGATTTCGGGAAATGCTAAATTTTGTAGCAACGGTTTTTTATTTATTATGGGCACTGGAATTGGCGGTGCTGTTATTATCAATAATAAATTATATAAGGGTATTAATTTTGCGCCTGGTGATTTTGGTTATTCAATAAATAACATAGAAAAATATCAGTTGAAAATTTCTCGACAATTGTTGGAATGTATTCGTTTGAACAAGAATATTTTAATCTAA
- a CDS encoding ROK family protein, whose translation MYSFEQEYFNLNKIYKTAKQIYKEYNSNDDAQKLINNQINNLAKYIFNFSLVINPDVILIGGAISKIMNLLKC comes from the coding sequence ATGTATTCGTTTGAACAAGAATATTTTAATCTAAATAAAATTTATAAAACTGCAAAACAAATTTACAAGGAATATAATTCAAATGATGATGCACAAAAATTAATTAATAATCAAATAAATAATTTAGCGAAGTATATATTTAATTTTTCTTTAGTTATTAATCCTGATGTTATTTTAATTGGCGGTGCCATTTCAAAAATAATGAATTTATTAAAATGCTAA
- a CDS encoding PTS sugar transporter subunit IIC, which yields MKVEKETISEKKFKPNRVKTYKEPSKWKQKFLDATIRVGSSIGNNRFLVAIRDAFMLPFTLTTGAAIPLILSNVFFAQNSVLTGFFPSIKDTEGMKWVNMLFGAPMADVFWAVMAGFSIYISLRMGYFLAKSYGKDGIISAELCVAVLFAFKPLESINATVVSITGSDEPAVGTQIQIATNYLGNSGMLVALLSSMLTAYIYCKLMDVKWLVPKMPKSVPPMVAKAFAAIFVASIVLMSFAFINPVWYIIATQAGITGIQTSSSAGDDGSNIVVTEYKKTLSTIFVAIEFILAKPLMGLSGNVGATILISFLVAFFWFFRIHGTNILTPITSIIWDVNVLRNTAYYIEWKNLHATNPDLYHNYWSDVISIQGIDQHGLMPIPMAGLGYVGGTGATLGFLIGILISSRSKVHREIAKLSIVPGVFGINEPVNFGVPIVLTPVYFIPYVFGFYLVYTMGHVWILIHWIRPGVVWTPTMPYGLNVLFATDFDWWLILVSIIQLGLSFAIWFPFVFIGPKYQEKIENARIEKEKLELEKNRGQKC from the coding sequence ATGAAAGTAGAGAAAGAGACAATATCAGAAAAAAAATTTAAACCTAATAGAGTTAAAACCTATAAAGAACCATCAAAATGAAAACAAAAATTTTTAGATGCGACAATAAGAGTTGGTTCAAGTATTGGAAATAATAGGTTTTTAGTTGCAATAAGAGATGCATTTATGCTTCCGTTTACTTTAACAACGGGTGCTGCAATACCATTAATATTGTCAAATGTATTTTTTGCACAGAATTCAGTTTTAACTGGATTCTTCCCATCAATTAAAGACACAGAAGGTATGAAATGAGTTAACATGCTGTTTGGAGCACCAATGGCTGATGTCTTTTGGGCTGTAATGGCTGGTTTTAGTATATATATTTCTTTAAGAATGGGATATTTTTTAGCAAAATCTTACGGTAAGGATGGAATTATTTCTGCAGAATTATGTGTTGCTGTATTATTTGCATTCAAACCATTAGAATCTATAAATGCAACAGTTGTATCAATTACTGGTTCTGATGAACCGGCAGTAGGAACTCAAATTCAAATTGCCACAAATTATTTGGGCAATTCAGGCATGCTAGTAGCATTATTATCTAGTATGCTAACCGCATATATATATTGCAAATTAATGGATGTTAAGTGGCTTGTCCCCAAAATGCCAAAATCTGTACCACCAATGGTAGCTAAAGCTTTTGCGGCTATATTTGTAGCTTCAATAGTTTTAATGTCATTTGCGTTTATTAACCCAGTTTGGTATATAATCGCAACTCAAGCTGGTATTACTGGAATACAAACTTCATCTAGTGCGGGTGACGATGGTTCAAATATTGTTGTGACCGAATACAAAAAAACATTATCAACTATTTTTGTTGCAATAGAATTTATTTTAGCTAAACCATTAATGGGTTTAAGCGGAAATGTTGGAGCAACAATTTTAATATCGTTCTTAGTTGCATTCTTCTGATTTTTTAGAATTCATGGAACTAATATATTAACACCTATAACTTCTATTATATGAGATGTAAATGTTTTAAGAAATACAGCTTATTACATTGAATGAAAAAATTTACATGCTACAAATCCAGATTTATATCATAATTATTGAAGTGATGTTATAAGCATTCAAGGAATAGATCAGCATGGTCTAATGCCCATACCAATGGCTGGATTAGGTTATGTTGGTGGAACAGGGGCTACATTAGGATTCTTGATTGGTATCTTAATTTCTAGTAGATCAAAAGTGCATAGAGAAATTGCAAAATTATCTATTGTGCCAGGGGTATTTGGAATTAATGAGCCTGTAAATTTTGGTGTACCAATTGTATTAACTCCTGTATATTTCATACCATATGTATTTGGTTTTTATTTAGTTTACACAATGGGCCATGTATGAATACTGATTCATTGAATTAGACCGGGTGTTGTCTGAACACCAACAATGCCGTATGGATTGAATGTCTTATTCGCAACAGACTTTGATTGATGATTGATATTGGTAAGTATAATTCAACTGGGATTGTCATTTGCAATTTGATTCCCATTTGTATTTATCGGACCCAAATATCAAGAAAAAATTGAAAATGCGCGAATTGAAAAAGAAAAATTAGAACTTGAAAAAAATAGAGGCCAAAAATGTTAA
- a CDS encoding PTS lactose/cellobiose transporter subunit IIA yields MDLNSVAFQIISSSGDGFSDAMQALELIREQDFENAQKLLNNSEQKIIEAHKVQSDLLFHFANGEDIISNVLLGHAQDHLAKSEVILIMANEIMTMKKELIKIMETK; encoded by the coding sequence ATGGATTTAAATTCAGTTGCTTTTCAAATTATCTCTTCATCGGGAGATGGATTTAGCGATGCTATGCAAGCATTAGAACTAATTAGAGAACAAGATTTTGAGAATGCACAAAAATTATTAAATAACTCAGAACAAAAAATCATTGAAGCACATAAAGTGCAAAGTGATTTATTATTTCATTTTGCAAATGGCGAGGACATTATTTCAAATGTATTACTAGGTCATGCTCAAGATCATTTAGCAAAATCAGAAGTAATACTAATAATGGCTAACGAGATTATGACAATGAAAAAAGAATTAATCAAAATTATGGAGACAAAATAA
- a CDS encoding glycosyl hydrolase-related protein: MSEELGNSMKVAYLPDSFGSNSNLPQIISKTNNIGIINWRGWNEELINNSLFNLWEAEDGTKFPVYNLYKHGYFTGVDGLLKLYHSTWSKKENTIWDAKTNAKQYAKNYIEWLKNELEILKPLSESTGRRILIPIGSDQMPMIRGWKFIVEEMNNQDLENEYLLSDFEKFMQDVVNDNQVIENANIIKGQFRYGKTARAHKTITSSRYDIKQLSRLVENLLYGELEPISVMYKKMGGEYPSTVILEATKRLLSCHAHDSLGGCNTDETNRSIVSRLEAVKSIIEGQITLIKKRIASAVNLTNDEILLWNLKPVLGKIDFEICVNLLTQNFDIYDGDIKVNYSINNQKYFDNENFQVVDAANIKNFNYAKKKYVQTDLNATNFLFDENDGRFETIINFQLDMPSFGYKIISLKQLLGINEIVVNKISIAETKNFKLELKDNKINSIFVEDFFDFEATIDDGDTYDYSPLKNLNRNIAVLKKVMVQNIINNNISILSLKYFYLFNSGIKYYDSKEQILNVKFIIKDNYIDVKINLQNEMRNIRWRSIVKTNILKTKYSFADQCSSIQKRLIHDSKVKEAIENDWIDVPIEIESNESLVYLANEKNAFALFTKGNNEYQIIGSNDEKIALTLFRRVSLIGKRNLLYRRGRASGIDNYPHKTPDSNLNKHLEFNFGIASLNDTNKLNFMSKKFNLRSVYYQKQNINPFHFQGDTFVLSQRFIKTQLKNNSFLEINNADLLVQTALKESWDKNYFIIRYYNPTNKIIEIKSKNIVHECNLTEEISDKKNLSIKPNEVKTFAIKL; this comes from the coding sequence ATGAGTGAAGAATTAGGTAATTCTATGAAAGTTGCATATTTACCTGATTCATTTGGCTCTAATTCTAATTTGCCACAGATAATTTCAAAGACAAATAATATAGGAATAATAAATTGAAGAGGATGAAATGAGGAACTAATTAACAATTCGCTATTTAATTTATGAGAAGCAGAGGATGGAACTAAATTTCCAGTGTATAATTTATATAAACATGGTTATTTTACAGGAGTTGATGGTTTATTAAAACTTTATCATTCAACATGATCAAAAAAAGAAAATACAATTTGAGATGCAAAAACAAATGCCAAGCAATATGCCAAAAATTATATAGAGTGATTAAAAAATGAACTAGAGATTTTAAAACCGTTATCAGAATCAACAGGAAGAAGAATATTAATTCCAATTGGTTCAGATCAAATGCCAATGATTAGAGGATGAAAATTTATCGTTGAGGAAATGAATAATCAAGATTTAGAAAATGAATATTTATTATCTGATTTTGAGAAATTTATGCAAGATGTGGTAAACGATAATCAAGTAATTGAAAATGCAAATATTATTAAGGGGCAATTTAGATATGGGAAAACAGCTAGAGCACACAAGACAATAACTTCATCTAGATATGACATAAAACAACTATCAAGATTAGTCGAAAATTTATTGTATGGAGAATTAGAACCTATTTCTGTTATGTACAAAAAAATGGGTGGAGAATATCCTTCAACTGTAATTCTTGAAGCTACTAAAAGATTATTATCGTGCCATGCACACGATTCATTAGGTGGATGCAATACAGATGAAACAAACAGATCAATAGTTTCAAGACTTGAAGCTGTAAAATCAATTATTGAAGGACAAATAACTTTAATAAAAAAAAGAATTGCAAGTGCAGTCAATTTAACAAATGATGAAATCCTTTTGTGAAATTTGAAACCTGTATTAGGTAAAATAGATTTTGAAATTTGTGTAAATTTGCTAACACAAAACTTTGATATCTATGATGGTGATATAAAAGTAAATTATTCAATTAATAATCAAAAATATTTTGATAATGAAAATTTTCAAGTTGTTGATGCTGCTAATATAAAAAATTTTAATTATGCAAAGAAAAAATATGTGCAAACAGATTTAAATGCAACTAATTTTTTATTTGATGAAAATGATGGAAGATTTGAAACCATCATAAATTTTCAATTAGATATGCCATCATTTGGTTATAAGATAATTAGTTTAAAACAATTATTGGGAATAAATGAAATAGTTGTTAATAAAATTTCGATAGCTGAAACAAAAAATTTTAAACTTGAATTAAAAGATAATAAAATAAATTCTATATTTGTTGAGGATTTTTTTGATTTTGAAGCAACGATAGATGACGGAGACACATATGATTATTCTCCGCTAAAAAATTTAAACAGAAATATTGCAGTTCTAAAAAAAGTTATGGTTCAAAATATAATAAATAATAATATTTCAATATTAAGTTTAAAATATTTTTATTTATTTAATTCTGGAATTAAATATTATGATTCAAAAGAACAAATATTGAATGTTAAATTTATAATTAAAGATAATTATATAGATGTAAAAATTAATTTGCAAAATGAAATGAGAAATATAAGATGAAGGTCAATTGTGAAAACAAACATTTTGAAAACAAAATATTCATTTGCAGATCAATGCTCCTCAATTCAAAAAAGATTAATTCATGATTCAAAAGTAAAAGAAGCTATTGAAAATGATTGAATAGATGTACCTATTGAAATTGAATCAAATGAATCATTGGTTTATCTAGCAAATGAAAAAAATGCTTTTGCCTTATTTACAAAAGGAAATAATGAATATCAGATTATAGGATCGAACGATGAAAAAATAGCATTAACTTTATTTCGAAGAGTCTCACTTATTGGAAAAAGAAATTTACTTTATAGAAGAGGAAGAGCGAGTGGGATAGATAATTATCCGCATAAAACTCCAGATAGTAATTTAAATAAACATTTAGAATTTAATTTTGGAATAGCTAGTTTAAATGATACAAATAAATTAAATTTTATGTCAAAAAAATTTAATTTACGTAGTGTTTATTATCAAAAACAAAATATAAATCCATTTCATTTTCAAGGTGACACGTTTGTGCTTTCGCAAAGATTTATCAAAACTCAATTAAAAAATAATTCATTTTTAGAAATAAATAATGCAGATTTATTAGTTCAAACCGCACTCAAAGAATCATGAGATAAGAACTATTTTATAATTAGATATTATAATCCTACAAATAAGATTATTGAAATTAAAAGTAAAAATATTGTACATGAATGTAATTTAACAGAAGAAATAAGTGATAAAAAAAATTTATCTATAAAACCAAACGAGGTTAAAACGTTTGCAATCAAATTATAA
- a CDS encoding PTS sugar transporter subunit IIA, with the protein MFFKKHYVKIVKNIKSKNELFEYISKIIQENNLIDNVDIIFQELQKRESQGSTGFENGIAIPHSMINGLKESVLLFFKTNDINWESLDGNPTNDVFVILIPQIQIIMICI; encoded by the coding sequence ATCTTTTTTAAAAAACATTATGTGAAAATAGTTAAAAATATAAAAAGTAAAAATGAATTATTTGAATACATTTCAAAAATCATTCAAGAAAACAATCTAATTGATAATGTCGATATAATTTTTCAAGAATTACAAAAAAGAGAATCACAAGGAAGTACTGGTTTTGAAAATGGAATAGCTATTCCACATTCAATGATAAACGGATTAAAAGAATCAGTGCTTTTATTTTTTAAAACAAACGACATAAATTGAGAATCATTAGATGGCAATCCTACAAATGACGTTTTTGTAATTTTGATTCCACAGATTCAAATCATAATGATATGCATTTAG